Proteins encoded together in one Nostoc sp. PCC 7524 window:
- a CDS encoding HIT family protein has protein sequence MQQQKNQFSHLTAIERNYLSFPAQFLLSQNLLQGKILDFGCGCGNDVKLLRQKGCDITGYDPYYFPQYPHEQFDTIMCFYVLNVLFPEDQVNVLMEVSHLLKPGGKAYYAVRRDIKKEGFREHYVHKKPTYQCIVKLPFHSIYVDEGRELYEYIAYNYQRHSSHNCIFCNPRKNLKLLTESANAYAIFDGYPISKGHVLVIPKRHVSNYFELPFPEQSACWLMVNKVQEMLQAEFAPDGFNVGMNVNRAAGQNIMHTSIHIIPRYQGETVGTKGGIRNVIPQRK, from the coding sequence ATGCAACAGCAAAAAAATCAATTCAGCCATCTCACGGCTATTGAAAGGAATTACCTGTCATTTCCTGCCCAGTTTTTATTAAGTCAAAACCTGCTACAAGGTAAAATCCTAGATTTTGGTTGTGGTTGCGGTAATGATGTGAAATTATTGCGTCAAAAAGGCTGTGATATTACAGGCTATGATCCTTATTATTTTCCACAATATCCCCATGAGCAATTTGACACTATCATGTGCTTTTATGTCTTAAATGTTTTGTTTCCTGAAGACCAAGTTAATGTCCTTATGGAAGTGTCGCACTTATTAAAACCAGGCGGTAAAGCTTACTATGCCGTCAGAAGGGATATCAAAAAAGAAGGTTTTAGAGAGCATTACGTCCACAAAAAGCCTACTTATCAGTGTATTGTTAAACTGCCGTTTCATTCAATTTATGTAGATGAAGGTCGAGAATTATATGAGTATATTGCTTATAATTACCAGCGTCATTCATCTCATAATTGTATATTTTGTAATCCCCGTAAAAATCTTAAGCTATTAACTGAATCGGCAAACGCTTATGCTATATTTGATGGTTATCCTATCAGCAAAGGTCACGTTTTGGTAATTCCTAAACGTCATGTGAGTAATTATTTTGAGCTACCCTTCCCAGAACAATCCGCTTGCTGGTTGATGGTAAATAAAGTCCAAGAAATGCTTCAAGCCGAATTTGCTCCTGATGGTTTTAATGTAGGTATGAATGTTAATCGAGCCGCAGGACAAAATATTATGCACACCAGTATCCATATCATCCCTCGTTATCAAGGTGAGACTGTCGGGACTAAAGGTGGTATCAGAAATGTCATTCCTCAAAGGAAATAG
- a CDS encoding circadian clock KaiB family protein: protein MESIDYHEQYSETEIDIWELRLYVAGQTPKSLKAFANLKKICEEHLEGRYRIEVIDLLENPQLAKGDQILAIPTLVRKLPEPVKQIIGDLSNTQKVLVGLDLRHVI from the coding sequence ATGGAATCCATAGATTATCACGAGCAATATAGCGAGACAGAAATAGATATTTGGGAATTACGGTTGTATGTAGCAGGACAAACACCTAAATCTCTAAAAGCTTTTGCTAATCTCAAAAAAATTTGTGAAGAACATCTTGAAGGTAGGTATCGCATTGAAGTAATTGACCTTTTAGAAAATCCTCAATTAGCTAAAGGAGACCAAATTTTAGCCATACCTACTTTAGTCCGAAAACTACCGGAACCTGTCAAGCAAATTATTGGAGATTTATCCAATACACAAAAGGTTTTAGTCGGTCTAGATTTACGTCACGTTATCTAA
- a CDS encoding glycoside hydrolase family 15 protein codes for MKTATELQARLEFYYQQIKSIILTRQNPITGLLPASTAITAHGDYTDAWVRDNVYSILAVWGLALAYRKVDEDKGRTYELEHSVVKLMRGLLFAMMRQSHKVEQFKHTQSLLDGLHAKYNTTTGDIVVGDDEWGHLQLDATSIFLLMLAQMTASGLQITYTVDEVNFVQNLVYYIGRAYRTPDYGIWERGNKINHGNAELNASSVGMAKAALEAMNGLDLFGVWGSQASVIHVLPDEIARARITLESLLPRESASKEIDAALLSIISYPAFAVADVPLRERTLNDIINKLQGKYGCKRFLRDGHQTVLEDTNRLHYEPWELKQFEHIECEWPLFFTYLALDGLFRGDKKQVKYYQERLENLLIERDGLRLLPELYYVPAENVEAEKLVPQSQPRLPNENIPLVWAQSLYFLGQMLSEGLLAVGDIDPLGRHLCVGKNREAVVQIALLAEDEDLQAELEVYGIETQTPKQVEPIQVRKAGELSHIYTQIGRNDKLGLTGRPIRRLRSLTTSRIFRIQDETVVFLPSFLDSQQFYLTLDHHFLVDELKGELAYIQKYWSDLGRPTLTLMLTHTILETGSQALLELMQELKAGVCNGVQVKLGRLNQLMLTAGIQRIDFLPSGDFAQSAMQDAAPHCYYLAYHPGKSWRLGHTQEFQMEYETNLSCLLSSLRSSENLYEQIELLQTLTRLQGLEFDTGFGGTDYPVTVAYLLDEVYTKAGELGLWAIVRRAAGLLQMVDIGLSDAVTSILVRGKQIAVGRAYSEASLINVPMPHNEIFEKINNFCREDIRDRVITQEILIYLAILIRSEPELFQGLLTLRVGYLILLITSELARELKVTQDEAYERLMELAPFEVKTRLHQVLTAYTGMSNLLRQQESLHVKQKESDIDWVVLPVIEEEVEAQEVPVGGWRRFRQAEGALNRVPKNFFQQVWLLMQHCKGVVIGDKLERRNRLESDVMLSEMTAGEKNFALLVEHLLNKIEAPEYRRVNIEALMELAAIAAKNPSLQIEEYIVLDVLIGHAVRLAWLDGHPERGDRYDEDKASAWRHFYNTSPRECTSYILKAFRFLTEFVQEVNS; via the coding sequence ATGAAAACAGCCACCGAATTACAAGCTCGACTGGAGTTTTACTACCAGCAAATCAAATCTATTATTCTGACGCGTCAGAATCCCATCACTGGGTTGCTACCTGCGAGTACAGCAATCACGGCTCACGGTGATTATACAGACGCTTGGGTGAGAGACAATGTTTACAGCATTTTGGCAGTTTGGGGTTTAGCCCTGGCATATCGCAAGGTGGATGAAGACAAGGGACGCACCTACGAATTAGAACACAGTGTAGTGAAGCTGATGCGTGGGTTGTTGTTTGCTATGATGCGACAATCCCACAAAGTAGAGCAGTTTAAACATACTCAGTCACTCTTAGATGGCTTACACGCCAAATACAACACAACTACCGGCGATATTGTAGTTGGTGATGACGAATGGGGACATCTGCAATTAGATGCTACATCTATATTTTTGTTGATGTTGGCACAAATGACCGCTTCAGGATTGCAGATAACTTACACCGTTGATGAGGTAAATTTCGTCCAAAATTTGGTTTATTACATTGGACGAGCTTACCGCACCCCCGATTATGGTATTTGGGAACGGGGAAATAAAATTAATCACGGTAATGCTGAGTTAAACGCTAGTTCTGTAGGGATGGCGAAAGCTGCCTTAGAAGCAATGAATGGACTGGATTTATTTGGAGTGTGGGGAAGCCAAGCTTCAGTCATTCATGTTTTGCCAGATGAAATTGCTCGCGCTCGCATTACTTTAGAATCACTATTACCGAGGGAATCTGCTTCTAAAGAAATTGATGCGGCTTTGTTGAGTATTATCAGCTATCCGGCTTTTGCGGTGGCAGATGTGCCATTAAGAGAACGCACTCTCAATGATATTATCAACAAACTCCAAGGCAAATACGGCTGTAAACGCTTTTTGCGGGATGGACATCAAACGGTTTTAGAAGACACCAACCGCTTACATTATGAGCCTTGGGAACTCAAGCAATTTGAGCATATTGAATGTGAATGGCCGTTGTTTTTTACTTATTTAGCTTTGGATGGGTTATTTCGTGGTGATAAAAAGCAAGTTAAATATTACCAAGAGCGTTTAGAAAACTTACTCATTGAACGCGATGGGTTACGTTTATTGCCAGAACTATATTATGTTCCCGCCGAAAATGTTGAAGCAGAAAAGTTAGTTCCCCAAAGTCAGCCGCGTTTACCGAATGAAAATATCCCCTTGGTATGGGCGCAAAGCTTATATTTTCTCGGTCAAATGTTGAGTGAAGGGTTGCTGGCGGTTGGAGATATTGACCCTTTAGGTAGACATTTGTGTGTCGGTAAAAATCGGGAAGCTGTAGTGCAGATTGCTCTGTTAGCAGAAGATGAGGATTTACAAGCGGAACTAGAAGTTTATGGCATTGAAACACAAACACCTAAACAAGTAGAACCAATTCAAGTTAGAAAAGCTGGGGAACTTTCACATATTTACACCCAAATTGGACGCAATGATAAACTCGGTTTAACTGGGCGGCCAATACGCCGACTGCGAAGTTTGACGACATCTAGAATCTTCCGCATTCAAGATGAAACAGTGGTATTTTTACCATCGTTTTTGGATTCCCAGCAGTTTTATTTAACTCTTGATCACCATTTTTTGGTGGATGAACTTAAAGGTGAACTGGCCTATATTCAAAAATACTGGAGTGATTTAGGTCGTCCCACTTTAACTTTAATGTTGACGCACACCATCTTAGAAACTGGTTCTCAGGCTTTATTAGAACTCATGCAGGAGTTGAAAGCAGGAGTATGTAATGGGGTGCAAGTCAAATTAGGGCGGCTAAATCAACTGATGCTGACGGCGGGAATACAAAGAATTGATTTTCTGCCTTCAGGAGATTTTGCTCAGTCAGCGATGCAAGATGCTGCACCTCATTGCTATTATTTGGCTTATCATCCTGGCAAAAGTTGGCGTTTGGGGCATACTCAAGAATTCCAAATGGAATATGAAACTAACTTGAGTTGTTTGCTGTCATCTCTGCGTTCATCAGAAAATCTCTACGAGCAAATTGAGTTATTGCAGACTTTAACTCGGTTGCAAGGATTGGAATTTGACACCGGGTTTGGGGGGACGGATTATCCAGTGACAGTCGCCTATTTATTGGATGAAGTCTACACCAAAGCCGGAGAATTGGGTTTGTGGGCGATAGTGCGGCGGGCGGCTGGTTTATTGCAGATGGTGGATATTGGTTTGTCCGATGCAGTGACGAGTATTTTGGTGAGGGGTAAACAAATTGCTGTCGGTAGGGCTTATAGTGAAGCATCGCTGATTAATGTCCCCATGCCCCATAATGAGATTTTCGAGAAGATTAACAACTTCTGTCGTGAGGATATCCGCGATCGCGTGATCACACAAGAAATCCTGATTTATCTCGCCATCCTGATCAGATCAGAACCGGAATTATTTCAAGGGCTACTGACTCTGAGAGTCGGCTATCTCATCTTATTAATTACCAGCGAACTAGCACGAGAGTTAAAGGTAACTCAAGATGAAGCCTATGAACGTTTAATGGAACTAGCACCTTTTGAAGTCAAAACCCGTTTACATCAAGTATTAACAGCCTATACAGGCATGAGTAATCTGTTGCGTCAGCAGGAATCTCTGCACGTCAAGCAAAAAGAAAGTGATATTGATTGGGTAGTGTTACCTGTCATTGAGGAAGAAGTAGAAGCACAAGAGGTTCCGGTGGGTGGTTGGCGACGCTTCCGCCAAGCGGAGGGTGCATTAAACCGGGTGCCGAAAAACTTCTTTCAGCAGGTGTGGCTATTAATGCAACACTGCAAAGGTGTAGTCATTGGCGATAAACTTGAGCGTCGCAATCGTTTAGAAAGTGATGTGATGTTATCTGAGATGACGGCTGGGGAAAAGAATTTTGCGCTGTTAGTTGAGCATTTGTTAAATAAAATTGAAGCCCCAGAGTATCGCCGCGTCAATATTGAAGCACTCATGGAATTAGCGGCGATCGCTGCTAAAAACCCCAGCCTCCAAATCGAAGAATACATCGTTTTAGATGTGTTAATCGGTCATGCAGTCCGTTTAGCTTGGTTAGATGGACATCCAGAACGAGGCGATCGCTATGATGAAGATAAAGCCAGTGCATGGCGACATTTCTACAACACATCCCCCAGAGAATGCACCAGTTATATTCTCAAGGCTTTCAGATTCTTAACAGAATTTGTGCAGGAAGTCAATAGTTAG
- the phnE gene encoding phosphonate ABC transporter, permease protein PhnE translates to MQSRNHIITNPSPTVVAMLEQEAKLLTTKKVLFLVAIAAVLIFAYYQSELNFPVLLQRGNNMVEYIRAYFPPDFSDWKYYLSETIITISMGIWGTLIAAIAAVPLSILASSNMCPVWIVQPTRRVLDAMRAINEIVFALIFVVAVGLGPFAGVLALFVHTAGALGKLFSEAVEAIDPGPVEGIRATGANQLQEVIFGVIPQVLPLWTSFTLYRFESNVRSASVLGIVGAGGIGVSLYQSFGSFQYQKVCAILIILIVATATIDFLSARVRAWLV, encoded by the coding sequence ATGCAGTCACGAAATCATATTATTACTAACCCATCGCCTACGGTAGTAGCAATGTTAGAGCAGGAAGCAAAACTTTTAACTACCAAAAAAGTTTTATTTCTTGTAGCGATCGCTGCTGTATTGATTTTTGCCTATTATCAAAGTGAGTTGAATTTCCCTGTACTGCTGCAACGCGGAAATAACATGGTGGAATATATCCGTGCATATTTTCCACCAGACTTTAGCGATTGGAAGTATTATTTATCAGAAACGATTATTACTATATCAATGGGGATTTGGGGAACTTTAATAGCGGCGATCGCAGCTGTTCCTTTATCAATTTTAGCATCAAGTAATATGTGTCCTGTGTGGATTGTACAACCGACACGCCGCGTTTTAGATGCCATGCGTGCCATCAACGAAATTGTCTTCGCACTCATCTTTGTCGTAGCTGTGGGATTGGGGCCATTTGCTGGGGTATTGGCGTTATTTGTCCACACAGCCGGAGCTTTAGGAAAGTTATTTTCAGAAGCAGTCGAAGCAATTGATCCGGGACCAGTTGAAGGCATTAGGGCGACTGGTGCAAATCAACTGCAAGAAGTAATCTTTGGTGTCATTCCCCAAGTTTTGCCTTTGTGGACTTCTTTTACCTTATATCGCTTTGAATCCAATGTGCGATCGGCTTCTGTTTTAGGCATTGTCGGTGCTGGAGGAATTGGGGTTTCTCTATATCAGAGCTTCGGATCATTCCAATATCAAAAGGTTTGCGCCATTTTAATTATTTTAATAGTTGCCACTGCTACCATTGACTTCCTATCTGCCAGGGTGAGAGCTTGGCTAGTTTAG
- a CDS encoding circadian clock KaiB family protein, with amino-acid sequence MNTSNKTNNDSDEIIIESTEAFEQMLATKDLQKYVLRLYVAGNSVRSMRAISILKNICEKYLPGRYEMEIIDIYQQPEVLEKDHVFAVPTLIKELPPPLQKLIGDLTSIDKVIIALDIV; translated from the coding sequence ATGAATACTTCAAACAAAACTAATAATGATTCTGACGAGATAATTATAGAATCCACAGAAGCTTTTGAACAAATGCTAGCAACAAAAGATTTGCAAAAATATGTTTTGCGTTTGTATGTTGCTGGTAATAGTGTCCGTTCCATGCGTGCTATTTCTATTTTGAAAAACATTTGTGAAAAATACTTACCAGGACGCTATGAAATGGAAATTATTGATATATATCAACAACCTGAAGTTTTAGAAAAAGACCATGTATTTGCTGTCCCTACTCTGATCAAGGAACTACCGCCACCTTTACAGAAGTTAATTGGTGATCTGACAAGTATTGATAAAGTGATCATTGCTTTAGATATTGTTTAA
- a CDS encoding IS630 family transposase: protein MAGVTKVEIKESVEELHELLLKQKTASSFERIQALYLLKIGQVKTIQDVAVVVGRARVTVQRWLKNYQESGIKGLLTTLKSPGRPAIISLQVREQLDKELQESEGFKSYEEIRTWLKAVEGIEASYKVVHDTVRYQMKAKLKVPRAVGIKYDSEAESEFKKTATIPRSNKKHVIAPVDRQKTMRYWCGDESRVGLKTEAGRLITKKGVKPIGIMQWKRDNFYLYGLVEPLTGEYFIWEFSHLNTACFNIFLA, encoded by the coding sequence ATGGCTGGAGTAACCAAAGTAGAAATAAAAGAGTCAGTAGAGGAATTACATGAGTTGCTCTTAAAACAAAAAACAGCATCAAGTTTTGAACGGATTCAAGCTTTGTATTTGCTGAAAATAGGACAAGTGAAAACAATACAAGATGTAGCGGTGGTAGTAGGAAGGGCAAGGGTAACGGTACAAAGATGGTTAAAAAATTATCAAGAGTCGGGAATCAAGGGTCTATTAACAACTCTAAAGAGTCCAGGGCGACCTGCAATAATTAGCTTACAAGTAAGAGAGCAGCTAGACAAAGAGCTTCAAGAATCGGAGGGATTCAAAAGTTATGAGGAAATCCGAACATGGTTAAAAGCAGTAGAAGGGATAGAAGCATCATATAAAGTAGTACATGATACAGTGCGCTATCAAATGAAAGCAAAGCTAAAAGTGCCGCGAGCAGTAGGTATTAAATACGATAGCGAAGCAGAATCAGAATTTAAAAAAACTGCCACAATACCTAGAAGTAATAAAAAACACGTCATAGCACCAGTAGATAGGCAAAAAACAATGAGATATTGGTGTGGGGACGAAAGCCGTGTGGGATTGAAGACTGAAGCTGGGAGACTAATTACTAAAAAAGGAGTCAAGCCCATCGGCATTATGCAATGGAAGCGGGATAATTTTTACTTATATGGATTAGTGGAACCCTTAACTGGAGAGTATTTTATCTGGGAATTCTCTCATTTGAATACAGCCTGTTTCAATATTTTTTTAGCTTGA
- a CDS encoding PAS domain S-box protein, which yields MKTLQELENENIALRHQIQNLEETFRAIKMGEVDALVVSSPQGEKVFTLQDADYPYRVFVQEMHEGSVTLDEYGTILYCNHHLAAMLKKPLQKIIGSNFEEYIAPSEKQVFRGLFQQAKQVVNRGELKLIADDETQIPAYLSFKRLQIDNVAVTCLVVTDLTEQKRNAEIVASERLATSILEQAVEAIIVCDENGKITRANQAAQQLCGQNPLFQQFDVAFPLECNHCSGLQRIESCLFINSQEVYQQENKPKFLLSSLLKGQSFQSVEVLLNRKDGNKFSLLLGASVLLDAENQIIGSVITLTNITERKQVEEQIAQLVIREQAACAEAEAAKQRLSNILESISDAFIAVDGNWCYTYVNQKAAEIFGKKPEDLIGKNIWQEVSEDFRQRYYQTYSQALNEQNFVQLEAYYPSIQRWFENRIYPAGDGISIFLKEITQQKQTEMALKESEEHLRLALEAAQMGTWDWNITTGYLKWSNRQQQLFGITPGTFEGNYEAFLACLHPEDRAAIHQKVTDAKDNKTKYYVEFRVIWSDASIHWIASKGKCIYDDEGRPVRMLGICLDISNRKQVEEILHRSKAELEIQVAQRTAELSQANTHLHRLINVLTTTINQQTKIEAQLREAERRWRSLLENVHLLVVGLDSTGKVEYVNPFFLALSGYSEEEVLGKDWFSEFIPQEEQQQIHNLFGEILEQGLHIHHQNQLLTKSQVEKVIAWNNTLLRDSQGQIIGTMSIGEDVTKRLALDKIKNEFVSVVSHELRTPMTSIQGGLNLLAKGLVKLDSDKGKRIIQIASENAERLVRLVNDILDLDRLQSGKVTLVKQTIDASELLSKAADLMQLMFQKAEINLSVSTQSMELLVDKDRMIQVLTNLLSNAIKFSPSGSTVWMTVENIPATDTEVASALFKVQDQGRGIPADKIEAIFERFHQVDASDSRKQGGTGLGLAICRSIVEQHNGQMWVDSTVGVGSSFYVKLPLGLGVGDS from the coding sequence GTGAAAACACTCCAAGAACTTGAAAATGAGAATATAGCTTTACGTCACCAAATACAAAATCTAGAAGAAACTTTTAGAGCTATCAAAATGGGTGAAGTAGATGCTTTGGTTGTATCTAGTCCCCAAGGTGAAAAAGTTTTTACCTTGCAAGATGCTGATTATCCTTACCGTGTTTTTGTTCAAGAAATGCACGAAGGCTCTGTAACTCTTGATGAGTATGGAACAATTCTCTACTGTAATCATCATTTAGCAGCAATGCTCAAAAAGCCGTTACAGAAAATTATTGGTTCTAACTTTGAAGAGTACATAGCACCATCAGAAAAACAGGTGTTTAGAGGATTATTTCAACAAGCAAAACAAGTAGTTAATCGCGGTGAGTTAAAATTAATTGCTGATGATGAAACTCAAATACCTGCTTATTTGTCTTTTAAACGTTTGCAAATAGACAATGTAGCAGTTACTTGCTTAGTAGTAACAGATTTAACAGAGCAAAAACGTAACGCAGAAATTGTTGCGTCGGAAAGACTAGCAACTTCGATTCTGGAACAAGCCGTTGAAGCCATCATTGTATGTGATGAAAATGGAAAAATTACTCGTGCAAATCAAGCAGCACAACAACTTTGTGGACAGAATCCATTATTTCAACAATTTGATGTAGCGTTTCCACTCGAATGTAATCATTGTAGTGGTCTTCAAAGGATAGAATCATGTTTGTTTATTAATAGTCAAGAAGTATATCAACAAGAAAATAAACCAAAATTTTTACTATCCAGTTTGCTGAAAGGACAATCTTTTCAAAGTGTAGAAGTATTATTAAATCGAAAAGATGGTAATAAATTCAGTTTACTGTTGGGTGCTTCTGTGCTATTAGATGCAGAAAACCAAATCATTGGTAGTGTGATCACACTAACAAATATCACAGAACGCAAGCAAGTAGAAGAACAAATAGCACAGCTTGTAATTCGTGAGCAAGCTGCTTGTGCAGAAGCGGAAGCGGCTAAACAACGCTTATCAAATATTTTAGAGAGTATTAGTGATGCTTTTATCGCTGTAGATGGTAATTGGTGTTATACCTACGTTAATCAAAAAGCAGCAGAAATTTTTGGTAAAAAACCAGAAGATTTAATTGGTAAAAATATTTGGCAAGAAGTTAGCGAAGACTTCAGACAACGTTATTATCAAACTTATTCTCAAGCTTTGAATGAGCAAAATTTTGTGCAGTTAGAAGCGTATTATCCATCAATTCAGCGTTGGTTTGAAAATCGCATTTATCCGGCTGGAGATGGGATATCAATATTTTTAAAGGAGATAACTCAGCAAAAGCAAACTGAGATGGCTTTAAAAGAAAGTGAGGAGCATTTAAGGCTAGCATTAGAAGCGGCTCAGATGGGAACTTGGGATTGGAATATTACTACTGGCTATCTCAAATGGTCAAACCGTCAACAGCAATTATTTGGTATTACTCCGGGTACTTTTGAAGGTAATTACGAAGCTTTTCTCGCCTGTCTGCACCCAGAAGATAGAGCAGCAATTCACCAAAAAGTCACGGATGCTAAAGATAATAAAACTAAATATTACGTGGAATTTAGAGTTATTTGGAGTGATGCTAGCATTCACTGGATTGCATCTAAAGGCAAATGTATCTATGACGATGAAGGTAGACCAGTACGAATGCTTGGTATTTGTTTGGATATTAGCAATCGCAAACAAGTAGAAGAAATTCTCCACCGTTCCAAAGCAGAATTAGAAATTCAAGTTGCACAGCGAACTGCTGAATTATCACAAGCCAACACACACCTGCATAGATTAATCAATGTCTTAACCACAACTATTAATCAACAGACTAAAATTGAAGCTCAATTGCGTGAAGCAGAACGTCGTTGGCGCAGTTTACTAGAAAATGTGCATTTGTTAGTTGTAGGACTTGATAGTACAGGTAAAGTTGAGTATGTCAATCCTTTCTTTTTAGCATTGAGTGGGTACAGTGAGGAAGAAGTTTTAGGTAAAGATTGGTTCAGTGAGTTTATCCCACAGGAGGAGCAACAGCAAATACACAATTTGTTTGGAGAAATATTAGAGCAAGGATTACATATTCACCATCAGAATCAACTTTTGACAAAATCACAAGTAGAAAAAGTAATTGCTTGGAACAATACACTACTGCGAGATTCACAAGGGCAAATCATCGGTACTATGAGCATTGGTGAAGATGTTACTAAACGTCTGGCATTAGATAAAATTAAAAATGAGTTTGTATCAGTTGTTAGTCATGAACTTCGTACTCCGATGACCTCAATTCAGGGAGGGTTAAACTTGCTTGCCAAAGGTCTAGTCAAACTTGATTCTGATAAAGGTAAACGCATTATTCAAATTGCTTCAGAGAATGCCGAACGCCTAGTAAGATTAGTTAACGATATTCTAGATTTAGATAGGTTACAATCTGGGAAAGTAACTTTAGTTAAACAAACGATTGACGCTAGTGAATTATTATCCAAAGCAGCAGATTTAATGCAATTAATGTTCCAGAAAGCTGAAATTAATTTATCAGTTTCAACCCAATCAATGGAATTATTAGTTGATAAGGATCGTATGATTCAAGTCTTAACAAATCTCTTGAGTAATGCTATTAAGTTCTCTCCTTCAGGTTCTACTGTATGGATGACTGTAGAAAACATTCCAGCAACAGATACTGAAGTTGCATCTGCGTTATTTAAAGTACAAGACCAAGGTAGAGGGATTCCGGCTGACAAAATAGAAGCTATTTTTGAGCGTTTTCATCAAGTAGATGCGTCTGACTCCCGTAAACAAGGAGGAACGGGTTTAGGCCTAGCGATTTGCCGTAGTATCGTAGAGCAACACAACGGACAAATGTGGGTTGATAGTACGGTAGGAGTTGGTAGCAGTTTTTACGTTAAGCTCCCTCTGGGATTAGGGGTTGGCGACAGTTGA